One genomic region from Betaproteobacteria bacterium encodes:
- a CDS encoding YggT family protein: protein MATQALTYLLETVFNLFVLAVLTRFYAQAFRAPFRNPIANFVVALTDFAVKPMRKVVPGVMGLDLASFVVAWIAQTVLLVAIYAIVSINMLIVPGFWPTVFLLALVKLLKLSIYLLMGVVIIQAVISWISPYHPIRPFFDALCRPFLRPFQRVIPLVGGVDLSPMVLLVILQVILIAPMAWLELETGKLLLRLFGAG from the coding sequence ATGGCCACGCAAGCACTGACCTACCTGCTGGAGACCGTATTCAACCTGTTTGTCCTGGCGGTGCTCACACGCTTTTATGCCCAGGCGTTCCGGGCGCCGTTTCGCAATCCTATCGCCAATTTCGTCGTTGCATTGACTGACTTTGCGGTGAAACCAATGCGCAAAGTCGTTCCCGGGGTCATGGGCCTCGATCTCGCTTCATTTGTGGTGGCGTGGATTGCGCAGACCGTTCTGCTCGTTGCCATCTATGCAATCGTGAGCATCAATATGCTTATTGTGCCCGGATTTTGGCCGACCGTTTTCCTCCTGGCGCTGGTGAAGCTTCTCAAGTTATCCATCTATCTGCTCATGGGCGTGGTCATCATTCAGGCGGTTATTTCCTGGATCAGCCCCTACCATCCCATCCGGCCATTCTTTGATGCCCTGTGTCGACCATTCCTGCGGCCATTTCAGCGCGTGATACCACTGGTCGGTGGGGTTGATTTATCGCCGATGGTCCTGCTGGTCATCCTGCAGGTCATTCTGATTGCGCCGATGGCCTGGTTGGAGCTGGAGACCGGCAAACTTTTGCTGAGGCTGTTTGGCGCGGGGTGA
- a CDS encoding YggS family pyridoxal phosphate-dependent enzyme, whose product MSPIESNLQHVRACINAAIARLPQTRQRPVTLVAVSKAKAVVELREAFAAGQRAFGENYVQEAVTKIEAMANLRSQGLIWHFIGPLQSNKAKHVAQLFDWMHTIDRLKIAQSLSAHRHGLPPLNVCLQINVSGEATKSGVVPASALALAREIASLPALRFRGLMTIIENTPDETAQRTQFRIMHQLFDAMNRDGLAIDTLSMGMSHDYGVAIEEGATMVRVGSAIFGARS is encoded by the coding sequence ATGTCCCCAATCGAATCGAACTTGCAACACGTGAGAGCCTGCATCAATGCCGCGATTGCACGATTGCCGCAGACGCGGCAACGGCCGGTAACACTGGTGGCCGTGTCGAAGGCGAAAGCAGTTGTCGAACTTCGCGAAGCGTTTGCCGCCGGACAGCGCGCATTCGGCGAAAATTATGTGCAGGAAGCCGTTACGAAAATCGAGGCGATGGCCAATTTGCGATCGCAGGGTTTGATTTGGCATTTCATCGGTCCGCTGCAGAGTAACAAAGCGAAGCACGTGGCCCAATTATTCGACTGGATGCATACCATCGACCGTTTGAAGATTGCCCAATCACTGTCGGCGCACCGCCATGGTCTGCCGCCGCTGAATGTTTGCCTGCAGATCAATGTCAGCGGGGAAGCCACCAAAAGCGGCGTGGTGCCCGCCAGCGCGCTGGCGCTTGCCCGCGAGATCGCCAGTCTGCCGGCCCTCAGATTTCGCGGGCTGATGACGATAATTGAAAATACCCCGGACGAAACCGCACAAAGGACGCAATTTCGTATCATGCATCAGTTGTTTGACGCGATGAATCGGGACGGTCTCGCCATTGACACGCTTTCAATGGGCATGTCGCATGATTATGGTGTGGCGATAGAGGAGGGGGCCACCATGGTGCGGGTCGGCAGTGCAATTTTTGGAGCGAGATCTTGA
- a CDS encoding type II secretion system F family protein gives MRLKRLGLDLVTFQSIKKSTLMRARRVSRKELITFCFHMDQLMRAGVPIIDALDRFAGHGRKRRLQGNVASVLEDVEGGLKLSDAMAEHPQAFDQVFVALIRTGEQSGQLPEVLSKLTENLKWQDELTAQVRRP, from the coding sequence ATGCGCCTGAAGAGACTCGGGCTGGATCTGGTGACCTTTCAGTCGATCAAGAAGTCCACGCTCATGCGCGCGCGGCGCGTGTCGCGCAAGGAACTGATCACGTTTTGTTTCCACATGGATCAATTGATGCGTGCGGGCGTGCCAATCATTGATGCGCTTGACCGATTTGCGGGACACGGTCGAAAACGACGGCTTCAAGGCAACGTTGCCAGCGTCCTGGAAGACGTTGAGGGTGGTCTCAAGCTCTCCGATGCAATGGCGGAACACCCGCAGGCATTCGACCAAGTGTTTGTGGCACTGATCCGGACCGGTGAGCAGTCTGGCCAGTTGCCCGAGGTACTCTCGAAACTCACCGAGAACCTGAAATGGCAGGACGAACTGACCGCCCAGGTGCGCAGGCCATGA
- a CDS encoding type IV pilus twitching motility protein PilT has product MEIAELLAFGVKNKASDLHLSAGLPPMIRVHGDVRRINVPALSHDDVHGMVYDIMNDGQRKHYEENLECDFSFEIPNLARFRVNAFNHQRGAGAVMRTIPSKILSLADLNAPKIFEEISNQPRGMVLVTGPTGSGKSTTLAAMVNHINDNEFGHILTVEDPIEFVHESKKCLMNQREVGPHTLSFANALRSALREDPDIILVGEMRDLETIRLAMTAAETGHLVFGTLHTSSAAKTVDRIIDVFPAAEKEMIRAMLSESLRAVISQTLCKTKDGNGRVAAHEIMIGTPAIRNLIRESKVAQMYSAIQTGQAIGMQTMDQNLADLVRRGVITIAEARNKASNKDAFN; this is encoded by the coding sequence ATGGAAATTGCTGAACTCCTCGCATTTGGTGTCAAGAACAAGGCATCCGATCTCCATCTTTCAGCCGGGCTGCCTCCCATGATCCGCGTGCACGGCGATGTTCGGCGCATCAATGTTCCCGCGCTCTCGCATGATGACGTACACGGCATGGTCTACGACATCATGAATGATGGACAGCGCAAGCATTACGAGGAAAACCTCGAGTGCGACTTCTCCTTTGAGATTCCAAATCTGGCTCGCTTCCGGGTCAATGCATTCAATCACCAGCGCGGCGCGGGTGCGGTCATGCGTACCATCCCGTCGAAGATCCTGTCCCTGGCTGATCTCAACGCACCGAAAATTTTCGAGGAAATTTCCAACCAGCCGCGCGGCATGGTGCTGGTGACCGGGCCAACCGGCTCCGGCAAATCCACCACGCTGGCGGCGATGGTGAACCATATCAACGACAATGAGTTTGGCCATATCCTGACGGTTGAGGATCCGATCGAGTTTGTGCATGAGTCAAAAAAGTGCCTCATGAATCAGCGTGAGGTCGGGCCACATACGCTGTCTTTTGCCAACGCATTGAGATCAGCGTTGCGTGAAGATCCGGACATCATTCTGGTAGGTGAAATGCGCGATCTGGAAACGATTCGCCTGGCGATGACCGCCGCCGAAACCGGACACCTGGTATTTGGCACGCTTCATACCAGCTCTGCCGCGAAGACGGTCGACCGTATCATCGACGTGTTCCCGGCCGCGGAGAAGGAAATGATTCGCGCCATGTTGTCCGAATCGCTGCGGGCGGTAATTTCCCAGACGCTATGCAAGACCAAGGACGGCAATGGCCGCGTTGCGGCGCACGAGATCATGATTGGCACTCCCGCTATTCGCAACCTGATTCGCGAATCCAAGGTTGCGCAAATGTATTCGGCCATTCAAACCGGGCAGGCCATCGGCATGCAGACGATGGATCAGAATCTGGCCGATCTGGTGCGACGCGGCGTCATCACGATTGCCGAAGCGCGCAACAAGGCTTCCAACAAAGACGCGTTTAATTGA
- a CDS encoding helix-turn-helix transcriptional regulator, protein MRVTLADGTVLENSVVYVPSDTEYATAEVTTSIAALYWEPESASFHRISERFENAPHAFGCRHSGTEDWLMLQNPATSLADAEQLIARIFGLAPSDLVTSPQPDSRVDTALTFLRESPELYGSIDALAEKVHLSPSRFAHVFKTAVGVPVRRYVLWMKLRRALDLAIAGDSLTTAALSAGFADSAHLSRTVRAMMGIAPEYLFRHRERLVIHR, encoded by the coding sequence ATGCGCGTAACACTTGCGGATGGGACGGTTCTGGAAAACAGTGTGGTCTACGTGCCTTCGGATACCGAATACGCGACGGCCGAAGTGACGACGTCGATTGCCGCGCTTTATTGGGAACCGGAAAGTGCCAGCTTCCATCGCATTTCGGAGCGCTTTGAAAATGCGCCACATGCATTTGGCTGCCGTCATTCCGGCACGGAAGACTGGTTAATGCTGCAAAATCCGGCAACTTCACTCGCCGACGCCGAGCAATTGATCGCGCGAATTTTCGGATTGGCACCATCGGACTTGGTCACATCACCACAGCCCGATAGCCGGGTTGACACTGCGTTGACGTTCCTGCGTGAATCGCCTGAGCTTTACGGCAGCATCGACGCACTGGCTGAAAAGGTGCACCTTTCACCGTCGCGATTCGCACATGTTTTCAAGACTGCCGTCGGGGTGCCGGTGCGCCGTTATGTGTTGTGGATGAAGCTGCGACGCGCACTGGACCTGGCCATTGCCGGGGATTCGCTGACAACCGCCGCGCTGTCAGCGGGTTTCGCTGATTCCGCGCACCTGTCACGTACCGTGCGAGCCATGATGGGCATTGCACCCGAATATCTGTTTCGACATCGCGAGCGGCTGGTGATACACCGGTAG
- a CDS encoding cation:proton antiporter — protein sequence MTAHATLPLVVILLATAVVTVVVFRRLNMPAILGYLLVGVLIGPYALGVVPDTPGTRYLAEFGVVFLMFSIGLEFSLPQLVSMRKLVLGFGGLQVVLSILIVIGIAMLAGKTWQAGLILGGILAMSSTAIITKVLAEQTQLHSLHGKQIMGVLLFQDLAVIPLLVLIPALALSGEQIAFEIGAALLKAGAVLAVILILGQRIMRPLFHVIAAQKSSELFVLAVLFVTLGLAWATDASGLSLALGAFLAGMLISETEYRYQVDDYIKPFRDVLLGLFFITIGMQLNLREVLDHWGIVLVVLVALITLKFLVIIVLATVMKNDKAVALRCALALAPAGEFGFVLLSLAGQHHALGEATVQVVLAAMLISMLLSPLILAHSDKIVMRLVASEWEARAVQLQQLAIKSMSKKRHVIICGYGRSGQSLARFLEQEKISIIALDADPMRVKQAAAAGDSVMFGDAARQEVLTAAGLPRASAVVVSFSDTHAAMTILSHVRARPDVPVIVRTFDDTDVEKLKSAGAAEIVAEVVEGSLMLATQTMLLLGVPLNKVLARLRQVRGERYALMRGFFPGVTDMDDAQFDGQQPRMQSISIDAGAAAVGKTIASLRFDEIGIQLSALRRKGARDIEAQSDLRLESGDVLVLTGTPESLAKAEIRLLQG from the coding sequence ATGACCGCACATGCCACACTGCCGCTGGTTGTAATTCTTTTGGCGACGGCCGTCGTGACGGTGGTCGTGTTCCGCCGCCTGAACATGCCGGCAATTCTGGGTTACCTGCTGGTCGGTGTTTTGATCGGTCCCTACGCGCTCGGCGTCGTACCCGATACGCCGGGAACGCGCTATCTGGCCGAGTTTGGCGTGGTATTTCTCATGTTCTCGATTGGATTGGAGTTCTCGCTGCCACAATTGGTATCGATGCGCAAACTGGTGCTGGGCTTTGGCGGGCTCCAGGTCGTCCTCTCCATCCTTATCGTTATTGGTATCGCGATGCTGGCGGGAAAAACCTGGCAAGCGGGCCTGATTCTTGGCGGCATTCTCGCCATGTCGTCCACGGCCATCATTACCAAGGTGCTGGCCGAGCAGACCCAGCTACATTCCCTGCACGGCAAACAAATCATGGGTGTCTTGCTGTTTCAGGATCTGGCGGTGATTCCGCTGCTTGTTCTGATACCCGCGCTGGCGCTGTCGGGTGAGCAAATTGCTTTTGAAATTGGCGCGGCACTATTAAAGGCAGGCGCGGTGCTGGCGGTCATATTGATTCTCGGCCAACGCATCATGCGTCCGCTGTTTCACGTGATCGCCGCGCAGAAATCCTCCGAGCTGTTTGTGCTCGCGGTACTGTTTGTCACACTGGGGCTCGCATGGGCGACGGATGCGTCGGGTTTGTCACTGGCACTGGGCGCCTTCCTCGCGGGCATGCTGATCTCGGAAACCGAATACCGCTATCAGGTTGACGATTACATCAAGCCGTTCCGCGATGTGTTGCTGGGCCTGTTTTTCATCACCATCGGCATGCAGCTCAATTTGCGGGAGGTGCTGGACCACTGGGGCATCGTGCTTGTTGTGCTGGTGGCGCTCATCACCCTCAAATTTCTGGTGATCATTGTCCTGGCCACGGTGATGAAGAACGACAAAGCCGTGGCGCTACGTTGCGCGCTGGCATTGGCGCCTGCTGGCGAATTCGGGTTCGTGCTGCTGTCCCTTGCCGGCCAACACCATGCTTTGGGCGAGGCGACGGTGCAGGTGGTATTGGCGGCCATGCTGATTTCAATGCTGCTATCTCCATTGATCCTCGCCCACAGCGACAAAATCGTCATGCGGCTGGTGGCCAGCGAGTGGGAAGCGCGCGCCGTGCAATTACAGCAGCTCGCCATCAAGTCGATGAGCAAGAAGCGGCACGTCATCATTTGCGGCTACGGTCGATCGGGACAAAGCCTGGCGCGTTTTCTGGAGCAGGAAAAAATCTCCATCATCGCGCTTGACGCTGATCCGATGCGGGTCAAGCAGGCGGCAGCGGCGGGCGATTCCGTCATGTTCGGCGACGCCGCGCGCCAGGAAGTGCTGACGGCCGCCGGGCTGCCGCGAGCCTCCGCCGTGGTGGTGAGCTTTTCCGATACGCATGCCGCCATGACCATTCTTTCGCATGTGCGCGCGCGCCCCGATGTGCCGGTCATCGTGCGGACGTTCGACGATACGGATGTGGAGAAGCTCAAATCTGCCGGGGCCGCCGAAATCGTCGCCGAAGTTGTCGAAGGCTCGCTGATGCTCGCCACCCAAACCATGCTTCTACTGGGCGTGCCGCTCAATAAAGTGCTGGCGCGCCTGCGACAGGTGCGCGGTGAACGCTATGCGCTGATGCGTGGCTTCTTTCCAGGCGTGACCGATATGGACGATGCGCAATTTGACGGGCAACAGCCGCGCATGCAGTCGATCAGCATCGATGCCGGTGCGGCGGCCGTCGGCAAGACCATTGCATCTCTGCGATTCGATGAGATCGGGATTCAACTTTCGGCATTGCGTCGCAAAGGTGCGCGCGACATCGAAGCGCAGTCTGATTTGCGACTTGAATCTGGCGATGTGCTGGTGTTGACGGGGACGCCCGAGTCACTGGCAAAGGCGGAGATACGGCTGTTACAGGGGTAG
- a CDS encoding HAD family hydrolase yields MSEIVLARAARVKLAVFDVDGVLTEGQLHYGPHGEETKIFNSLDGHGLKMLQESGVELAIISGRSSEALARRAKDLRITQLFMGISGKREVFDQLLNGLSIEAAEAAGLGDDIVDLPFLSRCGFAACVPAAPEYMKPHVHYVTQAAGGRGAVREFCELIMHAQGTLDAALKKYLE; encoded by the coding sequence GTGTCGGAAATTGTGCTGGCCCGTGCGGCGCGCGTCAAACTGGCAGTGTTCGATGTCGATGGCGTATTGACTGAGGGCCAGCTCCACTACGGTCCACATGGCGAAGAAACGAAGATTTTCAACTCGCTCGACGGCCACGGCCTGAAGATGCTGCAGGAGTCCGGTGTCGAACTGGCCATCATTTCCGGTCGCTCATCGGAGGCGCTGGCAAGGCGCGCAAAGGATTTGCGCATCACCCAGCTCTTCATGGGGATTTCCGGCAAGCGTGAGGTGTTCGATCAGTTGCTGAACGGCCTGTCGATTGAGGCTGCAGAAGCGGCGGGACTCGGTGATGATATTGTTGATCTGCCTTTTCTTTCGCGCTGCGGCTTTGCGGCCTGTGTGCCTGCCGCGCCCGAATACATGAAACCGCACGTGCATTACGTGACACAAGCCGCGGGCGGCCGCGGCGCCGTACGCGAATTCTGTGAGCTCATCATGCATGCGCAAGGCACACTTGATGCGGCATTGAAAAAATACCTGGAATAG
- a CDS encoding class I SAM-dependent RNA methyltransferase, producing the protein MSEYFFAPCPRGLAGVLAVELESLGATNLLAQDAGVSFEGDKALGYRANLHSRIASRILWRVAYFPYEQEQHIYDAAFLQPWPSWFDVAKTIKVEINAHRCPLKSLDFITLRIKDAICDKFREQVGSRPSVDARAPDVRIHAFLDATHATIYMDLSGEPLFKRGLREHTGEAPLKKNLAAGIIKLSGWDTQEPFMDPMCGSGTFLVEAAEMSLNIAPGLSGNRLREFAFTHLKIFDRAMWDAEVSRARAAQKPAPSTPLPIYGSDKYGYAITDARENLTANQLFDFVHLKQVNILEVSAPAPSGVIVTNPPYGERLGEVDDLAALYPKLGDVLKQKFAGWRAYLFTGDPQLAKLMRLSASKRTPLFNGKLECRLLEYKIIAGSNRKPA; encoded by the coding sequence ATGAGCGAATATTTTTTTGCCCCGTGCCCGCGAGGGTTAGCCGGCGTTCTCGCCGTCGAGCTTGAGTCGCTGGGGGCCACGAATCTGCTGGCGCAGGATGCCGGCGTTTCCTTTGAGGGTGACAAGGCGCTCGGATATCGCGCCAATCTTCATTCGCGGATTGCGAGCCGAATTCTTTGGCGAGTAGCGTACTTCCCGTATGAGCAAGAACAGCATATTTACGACGCAGCTTTCCTGCAGCCGTGGCCATCCTGGTTTGACGTGGCGAAGACGATCAAGGTCGAGATTAATGCGCACCGCTGTCCGCTCAAGAGTCTCGATTTCATCACCCTGCGCATCAAGGATGCGATATGCGACAAGTTTCGCGAGCAGGTTGGCTCACGCCCTTCAGTGGATGCGCGCGCGCCCGACGTGCGAATTCATGCGTTCCTCGACGCCACCCACGCAACGATTTACATGGATCTTTCCGGTGAACCCTTGTTCAAGCGCGGCCTGCGCGAACATACCGGTGAAGCGCCGCTGAAGAAAAATCTGGCTGCGGGCATTATCAAATTATCCGGTTGGGACACACAAGAACCGTTCATGGACCCGATGTGCGGCAGCGGTACATTCCTGGTTGAAGCGGCCGAGATGTCGCTGAATATCGCGCCCGGCCTGTCGGGCAACCGATTGCGCGAATTTGCTTTTACACACCTGAAGATTTTTGATCGCGCGATGTGGGACGCCGAAGTGAGCCGCGCGCGCGCCGCACAGAAACCGGCACCCTCAACGCCACTGCCGATTTATGGTTCCGATAAATATGGCTATGCGATCACCGATGCGCGTGAAAACCTCACTGCCAACCAGCTATTCGATTTTGTGCATCTCAAGCAAGTCAATATTCTCGAGGTTTCGGCCCCGGCGCCCAGTGGCGTTATCGTCACCAATCCCCCATACGGGGAACGACTCGGCGAAGTGGACGATCTCGCCGCGCTGTACCCGAAGCTCGGGGACGTATTAAAGCAGAAATTTGCCGGCTGGCGGGCGTATTTGTTCACCGGCGATCCGCAGCTTGCCAAGTTGATGCGATTATCTGCCAGCAAGCGTACGCCACTCTTCAACGGCAAACTCGAATGCCGTTTGCTGGAATACAAGATCATCGCGGGCAGTAACCGCAAGCCCGCATAA
- a CDS encoding pyrroline-5-carboxylate reductase — MKILFIGGGNMCQAIIGGLIAKGTPTSDLHAIEPLAETRAALARVGVASSGELHERDLAVDVLVLAVKPQMMMAAVAPFAGKLKAQLVVSIAAGIRTSDLANWLSREAGTHGPSGGKSIFGNIVRAMPNTPALIRAGITGLFAMPCVSKDSRAVVEMLMGAVGKTAWFDKEAMLDAVTAVSGSGPAYVFYFIEALEQAAQELGFDESTAREFALQTFLGSAQLAAHSDEAPAVLRQRVTSKRGTTERAIEAFDAQKMKQHFIAGVAAACERSRELGDEMSGETADETGKI; from the coding sequence TTGAAAATTCTGTTTATCGGTGGCGGCAACATGTGTCAGGCGATCATTGGCGGCCTTATCGCGAAAGGGACACCCACCAGCGACCTTCATGCGATTGAACCATTGGCGGAAACGCGCGCGGCGCTTGCAAGGGTGGGTGTCGCGTCAAGTGGCGAACTTCATGAACGCGATCTCGCTGTCGATGTCCTGGTTTTAGCTGTCAAGCCACAGATGATGATGGCTGCCGTCGCGCCGTTCGCAGGAAAGCTGAAGGCGCAGCTGGTAGTGAGCATTGCTGCTGGCATTCGCACGTCTGATCTTGCCAATTGGCTGTCGCGGGAAGCGGGAACACACGGCCCATCGGGCGGAAAGTCCATATTCGGAAACATCGTGCGCGCCATGCCGAATACGCCTGCCCTGATTCGGGCCGGCATCACGGGGCTGTTCGCCATGCCATGCGTCAGCAAGGATTCGCGTGCAGTGGTGGAGATGTTAATGGGTGCCGTCGGCAAGACGGCGTGGTTTGACAAAGAGGCAATGCTGGATGCGGTCACCGCCGTTTCCGGCAGCGGCCCTGCGTACGTGTTCTATTTCATCGAGGCATTGGAGCAAGCGGCACAGGAGCTCGGCTTTGACGAATCCACAGCGCGCGAATTTGCGCTGCAGACATTTCTCGGTAGTGCGCAGCTCGCCGCGCACAGCGATGAGGCGCCAGCGGTGTTGCGGCAACGCGTCACCTCCAAACGCGGCACAACCGAGCGCGCCATTGAGGCCTTTGATGCGCAAAAAATGAAGCAGCACTTCATTGCCGGTGTTGCGGCAGCGTGCGAACGCTCGCGCGAGCTGGGGGACGAAATGAGCGGGGAAACCGCTGACGAAACGGGAAAAATCTGA
- a CDS encoding type II secretion system F family protein, which yields MLDCIHISEKIVGNRVIEEGLQRVGREINDGTGISQAFQNARLFPPLVLRMLRVGESTGGLDTSLLNVSYFYNRDVKEQMSRLQEMIQPILTVVLGGVLIGILVTVFKPMYDVIAKSSSDTKRSAKRGQTLFTSPTTK from the coding sequence GTGCTCGATTGCATCCACATTTCCGAAAAAATCGTCGGTAATCGCGTCATTGAAGAAGGGCTGCAACGCGTCGGCCGCGAAATCAACGACGGTACCGGCATCAGCCAGGCGTTCCAGAATGCGCGCTTGTTCCCGCCACTTGTGCTGCGCATGCTGAGAGTTGGGGAATCAACCGGCGGACTTGATACTTCGCTGCTGAATGTGAGTTATTTTTATAATCGTGACGTCAAGGAACAGATGAGTCGATTGCAGGAAATGATTCAACCGATTCTGACCGTGGTGCTGGGCGGGGTTCTGATCGGCATTCTGGTGACCGTATTCAAACCGATGTACGACGTCATCGCAAAATCAAGTTCTGATACGAAGCGAAGCGCAAAACGTGGCCAAACACTCTTTACCTCACCAACGACAAAATGA
- a CDS encoding PilT/PilU family type 4a pilus ATPase, with product MERDQALKFVHELLRAMLAKKASDLFLTAGFPPAMKIDGKMTPVSQSSLSPIHTGEIARSIMTDKQAAEFEATKECNFAIAPAGIGRYRVNAFVQQGRIGLVLRTITTAIPKMEDLNLPVVLKDVAMTKRGLVILVGGTGSGKSTSLAAMIGYRNENSYGHIITIEDPVEYVHEHKNCIVTQREIGVDTDNWFAALKNTLRQAPDVILIGEIRDRETMDYAIAFAETGHLCMSTLHANSTNQALDRIINFFPEERRHQLLMDLSLNLKAFVSQRLIPKKEGKGRVAAIEILLNSPLIQDLIFKGEVHEIKEIMKRSREIGMQTFDQALFDLFEADMISYEDALRNADSLNDLRLKIKLEGKNAKEKDLAAGLEHLEIVK from the coding sequence ATGGAACGTGACCAGGCACTAAAATTTGTACACGAATTGTTGCGCGCGATGCTCGCGAAGAAGGCGTCCGATCTGTTTCTCACGGCCGGGTTTCCGCCTGCGATGAAGATCGACGGCAAGATGACGCCGGTTTCCCAGTCGAGCCTGTCGCCCATACATACCGGCGAGATCGCGCGGTCGATCATGACCGACAAGCAGGCAGCCGAATTCGAAGCGACCAAGGAATGCAATTTCGCCATTGCGCCGGCGGGAATTGGACGCTATCGCGTCAACGCATTCGTGCAGCAGGGAAGAATCGGGTTGGTGCTGCGTACCATCACGACGGCCATTCCCAAAATGGAAGACTTGAACCTGCCGGTCGTGCTGAAAGACGTGGCGATGACCAAGCGTGGACTGGTCATCCTGGTTGGTGGTACCGGTTCCGGAAAATCGACGTCGCTCGCGGCGATGATCGGCTATCGCAATGAAAACAGTTACGGGCACATCATTACCATTGAGGACCCGGTTGAGTATGTGCACGAACACAAGAATTGCATCGTCACCCAGCGCGAAATTGGCGTCGATACGGACAACTGGTTCGCGGCGCTGAAGAACACGCTTCGCCAGGCGCCGGACGTGATCCTGATCGGCGAAATTCGCGACCGCGAGACCATGGACTACGCGATTGCCTTCGCCGAAACCGGCCACTTGTGCATGTCGACGCTGCACGCCAATTCCACCAATCAGGCGCTCGACCGCATCATCAACTTTTTCCCGGAAGAACGTCGCCACCAGTTACTGATGGATTTGTCGCTGAACCTGAAAGCATTTGTTTCGCAGCGGCTCATTCCCAAGAAAGAAGGCAAGGGTCGTGTGGCCGCCATCGAGATCCTGCTGAATTCACCGCTGATTCAGGATCTGATTTTCAAGGGTGAAGTGCACGAGATCAAGGAGATCATGAAGCGCTCCCGGGAAATCGGCATGCAGACATTCGACCAAGCGCTGTTCGACCTTTTCGAGGCCGACATGATTTCCTACGAGGACGCGCTGCGAAATGCGGACTCGTTAAACGATTTGCGCCTGAAGATCAAACTCGAAGGCAAGAACGCCAAGGAAAAAGATCTGGCGGCGGGGCTCGAACACCTGGAAATCGTCAAGTAG